The proteins below come from a single Natrinema sp. SYSU A 869 genomic window:
- the serB gene encoding phosphoserine phosphatase SerB translates to MTVVAFDFDGTLSDSEMTVLLGDRRSVAEDMADITERAMNDEIGYAESLRKRAALLEGLPEAEADAAFDEVVLREGAADLIEELNAAGVTTAILTGGFERGVAAALEREGVSVDHIVSNRLPMKAGELTGAVDGPLIEGTKDDALENLANDVGVDLADTVAIGDGANDLPMLEVAGLAIGFEPKPAVEPHCDVVVTSMAEARETLVEDAVLAEG, encoded by the coding sequence ATGACAGTCGTCGCTTTCGACTTCGACGGAACGCTTTCGGACTCGGAAATGACCGTACTGCTCGGCGACCGCCGCAGCGTCGCCGAGGACATGGCCGACATCACCGAACGCGCGATGAACGACGAAATTGGCTACGCCGAGAGCCTCCGCAAGCGCGCGGCCCTCCTCGAGGGCCTGCCCGAGGCCGAGGCCGACGCCGCCTTCGACGAGGTCGTTCTCCGCGAGGGCGCTGCCGACCTCATCGAGGAACTGAACGCGGCCGGCGTCACGACCGCCATCCTCACGGGCGGGTTCGAACGCGGCGTCGCAGCGGCTCTCGAGCGAGAGGGCGTCTCCGTGGATCACATCGTCTCCAACCGGCTTCCGATGAAAGCGGGCGAACTCACGGGTGCAGTCGATGGGCCGCTGATTGAGGGCACCAAAGACGACGCGCTCGAGAACCTCGCCAACGACGTCGGCGTTGACCTCGCGGACACTGTAGCGATCGGTGACGGGGCCAACGACCTGCCGATGCTCGAGGTCGCCGGCCTCGCAATCGGCTTCGAACCGAAACCGGCGGTCGAACCCCACTGCGATGTCGTCGTCACGTCGATGGCCGAGGCCCGCGAAACGCTCGTCGAGGATGCCGTTCTCGCCGAGGGCTAA